A window from Heteronotia binoei isolate CCM8104 ecotype False Entrance Well chromosome 15, APGP_CSIRO_Hbin_v1, whole genome shotgun sequence encodes these proteins:
- the LOC132583440 gene encoding olfactory receptor 4D1-like: protein MDPENITRRVKEFQLLGLTANCPLQYVLFMVFLIVCVTTWFGNLTIITAVITDHRLRSPMYFLLGNLAFIDLSESTVTVPKMLWDLTLQHKVISFNGCMTQMFFFHFTGGAVVFLLTVMALDRYMAIHKPLQYFTIMNPGMCVGLVAGAWVGGFVHSLVQIVLIVRLPFCGPNILDNYYCDVPQVIKLACTDTFVIELLMFSNSGLLTILVFIALVVSYTVILVKIRIHVTEGKTKALSTCGAQITVVCIHFVPCILIYARPFQKFSGDKALSALYTVFTPMLNPLIYTLRNTEMKNAIRRLLKRNVFSEGN, encoded by the coding sequence ATGGATCCAGAGAACATTACCAGAAGAGTAAAAGAATTTCAACTTCTAGGCCTCACAGCAAACTGCCCTCTACAGTATGTCCTCTTTATGGTGTTCCTCATAGTATGTGTCACAACTTGGTTTGGAAACCTTACCATAATCACTGCAGTGATCACTGACCACCGGCTTCGATCCCCAATGTACTTTCTGCTGGGGAATCTGGCCTTCATAGATCTCAGTGAGTCAACAGTCACTGTGCCAAAGATGCTCTGGGACCTCACCTTGCAACACAAGGTTATTTCTTTTAATGGATGCATGACACAGATGTTCTTCTTTCACTTCACTGGAGGTGCTGTGGTTTTTCTTCTCACAGTAATGGCATTGGACCGATATATGGCTATCCATAAACCACTTCAGTATTTCACTATAATGAACCCTGGAATGTGTGTAGGACTTGTAGCAGGAGCCTGGGTGGGCGGGTTTGTTCACTCTCTTGTCCAGATAGTGCTAATAGTAAGATTACCATTCTGTGGACCCAATATTTTGGACAACTACTACTGTGATGTGCCTCAAGTTATCAAGCTAGCCTGCACTGACACATTTGTTATAGAGTTGCTAATGTTCTCCAACAGTGGGCTTCTCACCATCCTTGTTTTTATTGCGCTGGTTGTGTCATATACTGTCATCTTGGTCAAAATAAGAATACATGTCACAGAAGGAAAGACAAAGGCTCTTTCCACTTGTGGTGCCCAGATAACAGTAGTATGCATCCATTTTGTCCCTTGCATCCTCATCTATGCTCGACCTTTCCAAAAATTTTCAGGGGATAAGGCTCTTTCTGCTCTCTATACAGTTTTCACACCAATGCTGAATCCTCTGATTTACACTCTGAGAAACACTGAGATGAAGAATGCCATTAGGAGGTTATTAAAAAGAAATGTATTTTCAGAGGGAAATTAA